A window from Pseudomonas frederiksbergensis encodes these proteins:
- a CDS encoding neuraminidase-like domain-containing protein yields the protein MSATIEKQLNESLRDAQLALYLHEIVPNNEDLKTLNIATHLNTANDLYHYWLLDVLVSQDVPTSQVDCAIASLQQYINSILANMEPGYNTAIIAPDQLETWRTVMHHYSTWASSQQLHYFPAIYLDPTLRTAKTESFQQLENDLNQNQLTSRSVQTAVVSYLTKFEEISNLKTLNGYIDGIDFANSTYYFIAKSRAANTYYWRSLDMSMRPESPPTTSASTTDPKANSDSKYDTPEPQAWSDWKRINLPISESAIEHTIRPVMFNNRLYVIWAECIFQDKNSVSGVQTNSRAPTNPLFRLNMCYKNYDESWSTPQTCLQGYGGNEMFHAKTLTELKGITHTVAVHDGTHSTESLLVVLYVGNNETGKTENTEHNLKAPFWMAAHIDKDSESNATFSPKNVPENPPKQEDAENLLDRLKTEFGKWVTVFLPVKAETERNVNLQFRHSTSNFDLKPPRIKSSKHTTLGTAEFIDFSDSDIKHSNYQETKVRAPVRLNITFAKHLIHRAETSMDELLSWDSQHLQEPAMEQGKREEKMDFYGAYGRYFVELFLYLPWLVAHRFNQSSQYSEAERWLHYLFNPSRKDVKGGHPNYWNTVPLTIPTSQPGQSTYAIQGPQDPHQIALSHPVHFRKALYMLYIDILINRGDMAYRSLAPDELAQAKLWYIRAQDLLGPRPDLKQTDDWTPTTLGAFIAAKNEELRTFEYKQGTEKKHINSSDSDNPVPEICVRPYAPPPSVHAIDTPHLRLPFNPVLIARWEKLESRLHNLRHNLDIVGKPLRLPLFTAPAIPAGQLGANPQRAAEPEIYQRLGSTIPPYRFSVMHAQAMSAVETVIQFGSTLLSFIERAEQAFYQETQQQHIWDMANIAVDLQTQALKVDQKNKEALLASKTIVQERERYYSERVDEVINPEEAAAAASHLAGRIAEASAYAAQVIGQGLKVVPNIFGMADGGHRVEGIPLAVMAGAQGLAAAAHGTGEALERAAQYRRRHQEWTLARDQARLEIAQLDAQLALEAEREIASALQLRQTQTTLMQARSTYTFLTKRFTNAQLYQWFTGQMSIFYYQAYDSALSLCQFTEQCWCYEMADTTTQSFFQPKTWNTTYRGLGPGEPMKLGLVKMKTAYLLGNERELEIRKTVSLRQLKEKDAKTGAIHKVWEDGVTKDGVKDDLIKNGSCQFELTQSLFDDDYPGHCLRRIKSISISLPTTLGPYEDIRALLTQTSSEVVMPGAEKKSIKGQRANQQVALSTGIDDSGLLTLNFQDERYLPFEYTGAISKWKLSFPNHVSQKAMLESLTDIIVHVKYTARVDGGEQ from the coding sequence ATGTCTGCCACGATTGAAAAGCAACTCAACGAAAGCTTGCGTGATGCCCAACTCGCGCTCTACCTGCATGAAATAGTGCCCAACAATGAAGATTTGAAGACGTTGAATATCGCAACGCACCTCAACACTGCCAATGACCTCTATCACTACTGGTTACTTGATGTGCTGGTTAGCCAGGACGTGCCCACCAGCCAGGTGGACTGTGCCATTGCAAGCCTGCAGCAATACATCAACAGCATTCTGGCCAATATGGAGCCTGGGTATAACACGGCGATCATTGCGCCGGATCAGCTCGAAACCTGGCGTACGGTGATGCACCACTATTCGACATGGGCGTCCAGTCAGCAGCTGCACTATTTTCCGGCGATCTACCTTGACCCGACCCTTCGCACAGCCAAGACCGAGAGTTTTCAGCAACTGGAAAATGACCTCAACCAGAACCAACTGACATCCCGGTCCGTTCAAACAGCAGTAGTGAGTTATCTGACGAAATTCGAAGAAATTTCCAATTTGAAGACGCTCAATGGTTATATCGACGGAATCGACTTCGCCAACAGCACCTATTACTTCATTGCCAAATCCCGCGCCGCCAATACTTACTATTGGCGCTCGCTGGACATGTCCATGCGCCCCGAGAGTCCCCCCACGACTTCCGCTTCTACAACTGATCCTAAAGCTAATTCCGACAGCAAATACGATACGCCAGAGCCACAGGCCTGGTCAGACTGGAAACGCATCAACCTGCCGATCTCCGAAAGCGCCATCGAGCACACTATTCGTCCGGTCATGTTCAACAATCGTCTGTATGTAATCTGGGCTGAGTGTATTTTTCAGGACAAAAACTCTGTGAGCGGCGTTCAAACCAACAGTCGGGCGCCCACCAATCCGCTGTTTCGTTTGAACATGTGCTACAAAAATTACGATGAAAGCTGGAGTACGCCTCAAACCTGTCTACAGGGCTACGGCGGGAACGAAATGTTTCACGCCAAGACACTGACCGAGCTCAAGGGCATTACACATACAGTTGCCGTCCATGATGGGACACACTCTACAGAGTCACTACTCGTTGTCCTCTACGTTGGCAATAACGAAACGGGCAAAACAGAGAACACAGAGCACAACCTGAAAGCCCCGTTCTGGATGGCCGCGCATATTGATAAAGATTCTGAATCCAATGCAACATTCTCCCCCAAGAACGTGCCAGAAAACCCACCCAAACAAGAGGATGCTGAAAATCTACTCGATCGCCTCAAAACAGAATTCGGAAAATGGGTGACGGTATTTCTGCCTGTCAAAGCCGAGACCGAGCGCAATGTAAATCTCCAATTCAGGCACTCGACTTCCAACTTCGATCTGAAGCCACCCCGTATCAAATCCAGCAAACACACTACGTTAGGAACTGCAGAATTCATTGATTTTTCCGACTCGGATATCAAGCACAGCAACTATCAGGAAACCAAGGTTCGCGCCCCTGTTCGGTTGAACATCACCTTCGCCAAGCATTTGATTCATCGTGCCGAAACGAGTATGGACGAGTTGCTGAGCTGGGACTCCCAGCACTTGCAGGAACCTGCGATGGAACAAGGCAAGCGCGAGGAAAAGATGGATTTCTACGGCGCCTATGGGCGCTACTTTGTCGAGTTGTTCCTGTACTTGCCATGGCTGGTCGCCCACCGTTTCAACCAGTCATCCCAATACAGCGAAGCCGAGCGCTGGTTGCATTACCTGTTCAACCCCAGTCGTAAGGATGTCAAGGGTGGTCATCCAAACTATTGGAATACCGTGCCGTTGACCATTCCCACTTCACAGCCTGGCCAATCCACCTATGCCATTCAAGGCCCACAAGACCCGCATCAAATAGCCCTGAGCCATCCGGTGCACTTTCGCAAAGCCTTGTACATGCTCTATATCGATATTTTGATCAATCGCGGCGACATGGCTTATCGCTCATTGGCCCCCGATGAGCTGGCGCAAGCCAAGCTTTGGTACATCCGCGCCCAGGATCTGCTGGGCCCGCGCCCGGACCTCAAACAAACTGACGACTGGACCCCCACTACCCTCGGCGCCTTCATTGCCGCTAAAAACGAGGAATTGCGAACGTTTGAATACAAACAGGGCACTGAAAAAAAACACATCAACTCAAGCGACTCCGACAATCCGGTGCCCGAAATTTGTGTTCGACCTTATGCCCCCCCTCCTTCGGTGCATGCGATAGACACCCCCCATTTGCGTTTACCGTTCAACCCTGTGTTGATCGCGCGCTGGGAAAAACTCGAGAGTCGCCTGCATAACCTCAGGCACAACCTCGACATCGTCGGCAAGCCATTGAGGCTTCCACTGTTCACCGCTCCAGCGATACCAGCCGGACAGCTCGGCGCCAACCCGCAACGGGCCGCAGAGCCGGAAATCTATCAACGCCTGGGTTCGACTATCCCGCCTTACCGGTTCAGCGTCATGCATGCCCAGGCCATGAGCGCAGTGGAGACAGTGATTCAGTTCGGTAGCACGCTGTTGTCATTCATCGAACGCGCCGAGCAGGCCTTCTATCAGGAAACACAGCAGCAACACATCTGGGATATGGCGAACATTGCCGTAGACCTGCAAACCCAGGCGTTGAAAGTCGATCAAAAAAACAAGGAAGCCTTGCTCGCCAGTAAAACGATCGTGCAGGAGCGAGAACGTTATTACAGTGAGCGGGTGGATGAGGTGATCAACCCGGAAGAAGCCGCCGCCGCCGCATCGCACCTGGCGGGACGTATCGCAGAGGCCTCCGCCTACGCGGCCCAGGTGATTGGCCAGGGCTTGAAGGTGGTCCCCAACATTTTTGGCATGGCGGACGGTGGACATCGCGTGGAGGGGATTCCTCTTGCGGTCATGGCTGGAGCTCAAGGCCTGGCGGCAGCAGCGCATGGCACAGGTGAGGCGCTCGAGCGTGCAGCGCAATATCGTCGGCGCCATCAGGAGTGGACTCTCGCACGCGATCAGGCAAGGCTTGAAATCGCGCAACTCGATGCGCAGCTGGCGCTTGAAGCCGAACGAGAAATCGCCTCCGCTCTGCAGTTGCGACAAACACAAACGACACTCATGCAAGCCAGGTCCACCTATACCTTCCTCACCAAGCGCTTTACCAACGCACAGCTTTACCAATGGTTCACCGGCCAGATGTCCATTTTCTACTACCAGGCCTATGACTCCGCTTTGTCGCTGTGCCAATTCACCGAACAATGTTGGTGCTATGAGATGGCCGACACCACAACACAATCGTTCTTTCAACCCAAGACCTGGAACACCACTTATCGCGGACTTGGTCCCGGGGAGCCGATGAAGCTCGGCTTGGTGAAGATGAAGACCGCCTACCTTTTGGGCAACGAGCGCGAGCTGGAAATTCGCAAGACCGTGTCGTTACGCCAACTAAAAGAGAAGGATGCGAAGACGGGGGCAATCCATAAGGTCTGGGAGGATGGTGTCACAAAGGACGGGGTCAAAGATGACCTTATCAAAAACGGCTCCTGTCAATTCGAACTGACCCAGTCCCTGTTTGACGATGACTACCCAGGGCACTGCCTGCGTCGGATCAAGAGCATCAGTATCTCCCTGCCGACGACTCTGGGCCCTTATGAGGACATTCGCGCCCTCCTGACCCAGACCTCCAGTGAAGTCGTCATGCCCGGTGCCGAGAAAAAGTCCATAAAAGGCCAACGCGCCAACCAGCAGGTCGCCCTCTCGACAGGCATCGACGACAGCGGCCTTCTCACGCTGAACTTTCAGGACGAACGCTACCTGCCCTTCGAATACACCGGCGCGATTTCAAAATGGAAGTTGTCCTTCCCCAATCATGTTTCACAGAAAGCCATGCTCGAATCACTTACCGATATCATCGTGCATGTGAAATACACCGCCAGGGTGGATGGGGGTGAGCAATGA